In one window of Lacticaseibacillus casei DSM 20011 = JCM 1134 = ATCC 393 DNA:
- a CDS encoding ABC transporter permease, with amino-acid sequence MDIVTSSIAQGLLWSVMAIGVYLTFRILDIADMTAEGSFPLGAAITAHAIVSGTGPIVATLMGFVGGASAGAVSGFLTTKLHIPDLLTGILTMTGLYSVNLFIMGKANISLIGTVKTVFNLTDSGDATTIGIMVGAIVVAMVIGILVFFFHTEMGLAAAAVGNNQDMAAANGINNDAMKIIIYMLSNGLIALSGSLMAQTNGYADLSMGIGTIVIALAAIIISEILVRGVPLWARLLMIIVGAVIYRLIIAVVLDMGVDPNYLRFFYALMLTVFLSLPLLKKKLFQLKVRHGNRRPVKQSQTTTSKAAETMTVSPLEQQKEAR; translated from the coding sequence ATGGACATTGTGACATCGAGTATTGCCCAAGGATTATTATGGTCGGTTATGGCAATCGGCGTGTATCTGACTTTTCGTATTTTAGACATTGCAGATATGACAGCAGAAGGGAGTTTTCCTTTAGGGGCAGCGATTACCGCCCATGCCATTGTATCGGGGACAGGACCGATTGTGGCAACACTAATGGGATTTGTTGGTGGCGCTTCAGCTGGGGCAGTTTCCGGATTTTTGACCACCAAGCTGCATATTCCGGATTTGTTAACCGGTATTTTGACGATGACGGGCTTATATTCGGTGAACCTGTTCATTATGGGCAAGGCGAATATCAGCTTAATTGGCACCGTCAAAACAGTTTTCAATTTGACTGACAGCGGTGACGCGACGACGATCGGCATCATGGTTGGGGCGATCGTGGTAGCAATGGTCATCGGCATCTTGGTGTTCTTTTTCCATACTGAAATGGGATTAGCGGCGGCCGCAGTTGGTAACAATCAGGATATGGCGGCGGCGAATGGGATTAACAATGACGCCATGAAGATCATCATTTATATGCTAAGCAACGGGCTCATTGCCTTGTCGGGCAGTCTCATGGCGCAAACCAATGGCTATGCCGACTTATCGATGGGGATTGGCACGATTGTCATCGCCCTTGCTGCCATTATCATTTCAGAGATTCTGGTTCGCGGCGTCCCGCTGTGGGCCCGGTTGTTGATGATCATTGTCGGTGCTGTGATTTATCGGTTGATTATTGCGGTGGTATTGGACATGGGCGTGGATCCGAACTACTTGCGCTTCTTCTACGCACTTATGTTGACGGTCTTCCTGTCCTTGCCATTACTGAAGAAGAAACTTTTCCAACTAAAAGTGCGGCATGGCAATCGGCGTCCGGTCAAGCAAAGTCAGACAACGACATCAAAGGCGGCAGAAACGATGACCGTTTCGCCGCTGGAACAGCAAAAGGAGGCGCGGTAA
- a CDS encoding ABC transporter ATP-binding protein, whose product MAVLEVHGLHQYFEQGTVNKNHALKGIDLSLERGEFVAIIGGNGAGKSTLLNSIAGTLPVNQGQILIDGKDVTYQNVAKRAKLIARVFQDPRSGTASLLTIEQNLALAEKRGDWRNFWASGVKRRDRQHFQEKLATLGLGLEKRLGAEMGLLSGGQRQAVTLLMATLKKPALLLLDEHTAALDPQTSATVMALTDQMVRAQKITTLMITHNMASALKYGDRLIMLDHGEIAVDVRGEEKQNLTVEDLLTLFKERSGQEFADDAVLLS is encoded by the coding sequence ATGGCAGTTCTTGAAGTACACGGTTTGCATCAGTATTTTGAACAGGGAACCGTCAATAAAAACCACGCATTGAAGGGTATTGACTTGAGCCTGGAACGTGGCGAGTTTGTGGCGATTATCGGAGGTAACGGCGCGGGCAAATCCACGTTACTTAACAGTATTGCCGGTACCTTGCCAGTTAATCAGGGACAGATTCTCATTGACGGCAAAGACGTGACCTACCAAAACGTTGCCAAGCGTGCTAAATTAATTGCCCGGGTTTTCCAGGATCCCCGATCAGGCACGGCTTCGTTGTTGACGATTGAACAGAATCTGGCTTTGGCGGAAAAACGCGGTGATTGGCGCAACTTTTGGGCGAGTGGCGTGAAGCGGCGCGATCGCCAACACTTTCAAGAGAAACTTGCGACACTGGGATTGGGACTGGAGAAGCGATTAGGTGCTGAGATGGGCCTGCTTTCCGGCGGTCAACGTCAGGCGGTCACGTTGTTAATGGCGACGCTGAAAAAGCCGGCGCTGTTGCTGCTAGATGAACACACGGCAGCGCTTGATCCGCAAACCAGCGCAACCGTCATGGCGTTGACCGATCAGATGGTAAGAGCGCAGAAGATCACCACGTTGATGATCACCCATAACATGGCGAGTGCCTTGAAATATGGCGATCGGCTGATCATGCTGGACCATGGCGAAATTGCTGTGGATGTCCGCGGTGAGGAAAAGCAAAATCTGACGGTTGAAGACTTGCTGACGCTGTTCAAAGAACGCAGCGGGCAGGAGTTTGCTGATGATGCGGTTTTATTAAGTTAA
- a CDS encoding acryloyl-CoA reductase — MQFFQAFIHDGQKATLQTITTDDLSAGELLIRVAYSDINYKDALAYQPHNQIIRQYPQTLGIDLSGTVVASQDPQFKKGDQILATGHGLGVSQGGGYAQYARIPASWAMPLPPNMTLETAMAFGTAGLTAALCVNALMQAGMTPEQNPQILVGGATGGVGSIALQLLENAGFSNRIAVVRTPDQQQQVRDLGATATLALDELPKGKALSRQQFDYAIDPLGGSFTSSLLPSMRYNGAVALCGNAAGTSLPLTVFPFILRNISWLGVDSVSAPNELRQEAWTALAKLNPVPFQKINLADLPQALNNHFTHHPVRTVVSMA, encoded by the coding sequence ATGCAGTTCTTTCAAGCATTCATTCACGACGGCCAAAAAGCGACACTACAAACGATCACCACAGATGATCTGTCCGCGGGCGAACTTTTAATCCGCGTCGCTTATTCAGACATTAATTATAAAGATGCCTTAGCTTACCAGCCGCACAACCAAATTATTCGGCAATACCCGCAAACTCTCGGTATTGATCTCAGCGGCACGGTTGTAGCTAGTCAGGATCCGCAATTTAAAAAAGGCGATCAGATTCTGGCAACCGGCCATGGCTTAGGCGTCAGTCAAGGCGGCGGTTATGCCCAATATGCCCGCATCCCGGCAAGTTGGGCCATGCCACTACCGCCGAACATGACGCTTGAAACGGCCATGGCATTCGGGACGGCAGGGTTAACGGCAGCATTATGCGTCAATGCGTTGATGCAAGCTGGCATGACGCCAGAACAAAATCCCCAGATCTTAGTGGGCGGCGCAACGGGTGGCGTCGGTAGCATTGCCTTACAATTGTTAGAAAATGCCGGATTTTCAAATCGAATTGCGGTTGTGCGCACCCCTGATCAGCAACAGCAAGTTCGCGATCTGGGAGCCACCGCAACCTTGGCGTTAGACGAATTACCAAAAGGCAAAGCCCTGAGCCGCCAACAATTTGATTACGCCATTGATCCACTCGGCGGCAGCTTCACGTCCAGTCTACTGCCAAGCATGCGCTACAACGGTGCAGTCGCGTTATGCGGCAACGCGGCCGGTACTTCCTTGCCGCTAACAGTCTTTCCGTTTATCTTACGGAATATTAGCTGGTTAGGCGTGGATTCCGTCAGCGCCCCGAATGAATTACGTCAAGAAGCATGGACGGCGCTGGCAAAGTTAAACCCTGTTCCCTTCCAAAAAATCAACCTAGCTGATCTTCCGCAAGCGTTAAACAACCACTTTACGCACCATCCAGTCAGAACGGTTGTTAGTATGGCTTGA
- a CDS encoding cation-translocating P-type ATPase, whose translation MTLLTPSDLAAEFDTNLTTGLTTDTVVKHRQQNGSNQLTAAKKPSLFRQIAHHLSDITSLILLFAVGLSAYLALTTDSNWTKTIVIGSIVILNVVIALYQEHSAEKALAALKAMTVHTVTVIRDDKTQTIQAADLVPGDLMLLNAGDAVAADVRLIESQELEADEAVLTGESESVAKSAAPLAEVPENLGDAANCIFSGTAITSGKATAIVTATGMNTELGKIASLLNQTKKQVTPLAKRLDALGKRLSLVAVLGGALTMLLAMLYHQETLADSLMLGVSLAIAAVPETLPVIVTLSLTHGVQKMAKRRAIIRQVTAVETIGNVNVIASDKTGTLTQNKMTVTHFWSFGQPNIQKATAEPLTTDARRFLSYLGLATNAKLTDQDEPDIGDATELAIMRLLAHYGLSRDDLETRYPRIAEAPFSSAKKTMATLHRTPEGHYLAIIKGAVDRIAFSAPDWQTEATEVHDQMTGQALRVLAAGYQEFTADPGADWENQLTEVQPLGLIGLIDPPRPEVPAAIQAAKDAGIVTVMITGDHLDTATAIARDIGILDGSHRAITGHELNQMSDETLAATIHQIRVFARTTPSDKIRIVKAWQQQQAVVAMTGDGVNDAPALKAADGGIAMGITGTDVAKNAADMILTDDNFATIIDAVAQGRTVYQNILKAVEFLISVNFAQIFTMLIAVLIGWGAVMTPEQLLIVNVLADGIPGFFLSRELAEPGIMHLKPIPKKASIFANGLGKRVAVRTVTYVGLILGIYAIGRFVVSPDQPIVGMTMLFLTLAIGSMLDVFPIKTRARLNRTALTSNPILTVSLLGTMAIILLLAILQPFQQIFQLAPLTLSQWLIVFVAVWLPMLIVESYKRWQHRHELAAWHQPNLVSDNE comes from the coding sequence TTGACACTTCTGACGCCGAGCGATTTGGCCGCTGAATTTGACACTAACCTCACCACCGGTCTGACAACTGACACAGTTGTCAAACACCGGCAACAAAATGGTTCCAATCAATTGACCGCTGCCAAAAAGCCTAGCTTGTTTCGGCAAATCGCCCACCACCTCAGCGATATCACGTCATTGATCTTGCTCTTTGCTGTCGGCCTATCCGCTTATCTTGCATTGACGACGGACAGTAACTGGACCAAGACGATTGTCATTGGCAGTATTGTGATCTTAAACGTTGTCATTGCCTTATATCAGGAACACAGCGCCGAAAAAGCATTGGCTGCGTTAAAAGCCATGACTGTTCACACTGTTACCGTGATTCGCGATGATAAAACGCAAACCATTCAAGCGGCGGATTTAGTTCCAGGTGACTTAATGCTGCTCAATGCTGGCGATGCCGTTGCTGCAGATGTCCGGCTGATTGAAAGTCAGGAACTTGAAGCAGACGAAGCCGTTTTAACCGGCGAAAGCGAATCTGTTGCTAAATCAGCTGCCCCATTAGCTGAAGTTCCTGAAAATCTCGGCGATGCGGCTAACTGCATTTTTTCCGGCACCGCAATTACCAGCGGAAAAGCAACCGCGATCGTCACGGCGACTGGGATGAATACCGAACTGGGAAAAATTGCCTCGCTATTAAACCAAACCAAAAAGCAGGTCACTCCACTCGCTAAACGGCTCGACGCACTTGGCAAACGGCTATCATTAGTTGCAGTTTTAGGCGGCGCGTTAACCATGTTATTAGCCATGCTGTATCATCAGGAAACTTTGGCAGACAGTCTAATGCTTGGTGTCAGCTTAGCCATCGCGGCAGTTCCGGAAACATTGCCGGTCATTGTCACCTTGAGTCTGACACACGGTGTTCAGAAAATGGCCAAGCGCCGCGCGATCATTCGTCAAGTTACCGCAGTCGAAACCATCGGCAATGTCAACGTCATCGCCTCGGACAAAACCGGTACCTTAACGCAAAATAAGATGACCGTGACGCATTTTTGGTCATTCGGGCAGCCTAATATTCAAAAGGCTACAGCCGAACCGCTAACGACTGACGCGCGCCGTTTTCTATCCTATTTAGGACTCGCCACCAACGCCAAGTTAACCGATCAGGACGAACCAGACATCGGTGACGCCACCGAGCTGGCCATTATGCGGTTGCTTGCCCACTATGGCTTAAGCCGCGACGATCTTGAAACCCGTTACCCACGCATCGCTGAGGCCCCTTTTTCATCAGCTAAAAAGACCATGGCGACGTTACACCGCACTCCGGAAGGCCACTATCTTGCTATTATTAAAGGCGCTGTGGATCGGATTGCCTTTTCAGCGCCGGATTGGCAAACCGAAGCCACTGAGGTTCATGATCAGATGACAGGACAGGCATTGCGCGTCCTAGCTGCCGGCTACCAAGAATTCACAGCCGATCCCGGAGCTGATTGGGAGAATCAGCTTACAGAGGTTCAGCCACTGGGGCTCATTGGGCTGATCGATCCGCCGCGCCCGGAAGTTCCGGCTGCGATTCAAGCTGCAAAAGATGCCGGGATTGTCACCGTGATGATTACGGGTGACCACCTTGACACTGCCACCGCCATTGCCCGGGATATCGGGATTCTTGATGGCAGTCACCGCGCGATTACCGGTCACGAGTTAAACCAAATGAGTGATGAAACCTTAGCTGCCACCATTCACCAGATTCGCGTTTTTGCCCGCACGACCCCGAGTGACAAAATTCGCATTGTGAAAGCCTGGCAACAGCAACAAGCCGTTGTCGCCATGACCGGTGACGGGGTCAACGATGCGCCAGCGCTGAAAGCTGCAGACGGCGGCATTGCGATGGGCATCACCGGAACTGACGTGGCGAAAAACGCGGCCGATATGATTTTGACCGACGACAACTTTGCTACGATTATCGACGCGGTGGCGCAAGGACGAACAGTTTACCAAAATATTCTCAAAGCCGTTGAATTTCTGATTTCCGTCAATTTCGCCCAAATTTTCACCATGCTAATCGCCGTTTTAATCGGCTGGGGCGCCGTGATGACACCGGAACAACTGTTGATTGTCAACGTGCTTGCCGACGGGATCCCGGGATTCTTCCTGAGCCGCGAACTGGCTGAACCCGGCATCATGCACCTCAAGCCGATTCCTAAAAAAGCCAGTATTTTTGCCAATGGCCTCGGCAAACGCGTCGCTGTGCGCACGGTGACTTATGTGGGACTGATCCTCGGTATCTATGCGATCGGGCGATTCGTTGTCAGCCCTGATCAACCGATTGTCGGCATGACCATGCTCTTCCTGACTTTGGCGATTGGCTCCATGCTTGATGTCTTCCCGATCAAAACCCGGGCGCGGCTCAACCGGACTGCTTTGACCAGTAATCCGATTTTAACCGTCAGCCTATTGGGGACCATGGCGATCATTCTGCTGCTAGCAATCCTTCAACCGTTTCAACAAATCTTCCAGCTGGCTCCTTTAACTCTCAGCCAGTGGCTTATTGTGTTCGTAGCCGTCTGGTTACCAATGCTGATTGTCGAAAGCTACAAACGTTGGCAGCATCGGCACGAACTGGCGGCCTGGCACCAACCGAATCTGGTTAGCGACAACGAATAA
- a CDS encoding glycosyltransferase family 2 protein — protein MRQEKDPFISIVLPVYNESAGIGETIKELANYVRARPERYELIFVNDGSTDDSADQIRAAVAKNPTIRLVDFSRNFGHQLAITAGIRYASGDAVVVMDADLQDPPRVIPEMLARWREGYDVVYGKRRKRSGETWFKKLTAETFYRVLKAVTSIDIPVDTGDFRLMDRRVVNVLKQMNEQDPYVRGMVSWVGYKQVAVEYDRQERTAGKTHYPLRKMLHLAMNGITSFSTVPLTIANWLSGFFLLIAVATTFVNLLLGRLSLLTWVISATFFVGAGVTFTIGLLGNYIGRMFAESRHRPLYIVADTYGFKTQAAQQPHYRYHALQN, from the coding sequence ATGCGACAAGAAAAGGATCCCTTCATCTCAATCGTTTTGCCAGTCTATAACGAAAGCGCCGGTATCGGTGAGACGATCAAGGAATTGGCTAATTACGTCCGTGCAAGACCGGAACGATATGAGCTCATTTTTGTCAACGACGGCTCGACCGACGATAGCGCCGATCAGATAAGAGCTGCTGTGGCCAAAAACCCGACGATTCGGCTGGTGGATTTTTCACGCAACTTTGGCCATCAACTGGCGATTACGGCCGGCATCCGTTACGCCAGCGGTGACGCGGTTGTCGTCATGGACGCTGACTTGCAGGATCCGCCCCGCGTGATTCCCGAAATGCTGGCGCGCTGGCGGGAAGGCTATGATGTTGTTTACGGTAAGCGCCGCAAACGCAGCGGTGAAACCTGGTTTAAAAAGCTGACCGCCGAAACATTTTATCGGGTGCTGAAAGCTGTTACGAGTATCGATATTCCGGTTGACACCGGCGACTTTCGACTCATGGACCGTCGTGTTGTCAACGTTTTAAAACAAATGAACGAACAAGATCCGTATGTTCGCGGCATGGTCTCATGGGTCGGCTATAAACAAGTCGCCGTAGAATACGATCGGCAAGAACGCACGGCTGGTAAAACCCACTATCCGTTGCGGAAAATGCTGCATCTTGCCATGAATGGCATCACCAGCTTCTCGACTGTCCCTTTGACGATTGCCAACTGGTTAAGTGGCTTCTTCCTCTTAATAGCCGTTGCCACCACCTTCGTCAACCTTCTCCTCGGCCGCCTCAGTTTATTGACTTGGGTCATTAGTGCCACCTTCTTTGTCGGCGCCGGCGTGACCTTCACGATCGGACTACTTGGCAATTACATCGGCAGAATGTTTGCCGAAAGTCGCCATCGACCGCTTTACATCGTTGCCGACACCTATGGCTTCAAAACCCAAGCAGCGCAACAGCCGCATTATCGCTATCATGCGTTGCAAAACTAA
- a CDS encoding ArnT family glycosyltransferase — protein MKKIRQWTVDWWLIGILILAAFLYAWNIWEAGNANDYYTAAITSMVQSWHNFWYGAFDPAGFITVDKPPVALWFMAISAKIFGVHGWSVVLPSILFGIGSVALIYNMIKPRFNAWAARLAALALTLTPIVVADSRTNNMDATLQFFLLLASWCLMKAISTRKPWLVVVSFALIGVSFNIKMLQAFMILPALLLFYWLASNQKLWRRLTTLGIAAVAMAVTTLAWPMQVDSTAATQRPYVGSSETNSEMELAFGYNGTERLLGQTTGTGAAFPGMGNNAKSKTGGTPPTGATGKTGNPPGGKSTKGTSGQPGTGNTQGGTPPTGTKKQQATVKTKKATGGKMPANFKKGNFKGGPGTGGGAPGGHKGGGGGGGAFSIGTAGPLRLLQSDLGPQISWLVPAALIGFISAFAYYLDRKRKWYQTTSQQNHLLFWMGWLVPVAGFFSIASFFHPYYMIMLAPPIAALFGIGIVTMFKQFKLGFKHWQSWLLPLAIVTTTALQAWYVSLYYQWQTWLVVGAGLIGLALLFIGRTRSWLKSALGVAIAAILVAPGFWSLTPTLAGSSAAITSAGPSLLTSGGNSGGIGSGSVDSGLLKYVEKHQGSAKYLFATSNASTAAPYIIKSGKAVMAIGGFNGTDPAITLKQFKALVKKGDMKYYLSSGRSGNSKIESWVTKVGKKVSSNKYSSQSSSSTKSPGGMGMGGDMGGGTLYELDASMVK, from the coding sequence ATGAAAAAAATTAGACAATGGACGGTTGATTGGTGGCTCATTGGCATTTTAATTCTCGCAGCATTTCTCTATGCATGGAACATCTGGGAAGCAGGCAATGCCAATGATTATTACACCGCCGCCATTACCAGTATGGTTCAAAGTTGGCACAATTTCTGGTACGGCGCTTTTGATCCCGCTGGCTTTATTACAGTTGATAAACCACCGGTCGCACTGTGGTTTATGGCCATCTCCGCCAAAATTTTCGGCGTTCATGGCTGGTCAGTCGTCCTACCATCCATTTTGTTCGGCATCGGCAGCGTTGCCTTAATCTACAACATGATCAAGCCACGCTTTAATGCCTGGGCAGCGCGACTAGCCGCACTGGCACTCACTTTGACGCCGATTGTGGTTGCGGATTCGCGGACAAACAATATGGACGCCACCTTACAATTCTTCCTACTGCTTGCTAGCTGGTGCCTCATGAAGGCCATTAGCACCCGCAAGCCATGGTTGGTGGTTGTCAGTTTTGCCTTAATTGGCGTCTCGTTCAATATTAAAATGCTTCAGGCCTTTATGATTTTGCCGGCCCTATTGCTTTTCTACTGGCTCGCCTCGAACCAGAAACTTTGGCGCCGCCTTACCACACTAGGCATTGCGGCTGTCGCCATGGCGGTTACTACATTAGCCTGGCCAATGCAGGTTGATTCGACTGCTGCGACTCAGCGACCCTATGTCGGCAGTTCTGAAACGAACTCGGAAATGGAATTGGCTTTTGGCTATAACGGTACTGAACGCTTACTAGGTCAAACAACCGGTACTGGCGCAGCTTTCCCAGGCATGGGGAATAATGCCAAGTCCAAGACCGGTGGCACCCCACCAACTGGCGCAACCGGTAAGACCGGCAATCCACCAGGTGGCAAGTCAACTAAAGGCACGTCCGGTCAACCAGGTACCGGCAACACCCAAGGCGGAACACCACCAACTGGGACTAAAAAGCAGCAGGCAACTGTCAAAACCAAAAAAGCTACCGGCGGGAAAATGCCTGCCAACTTCAAAAAAGGTAACTTTAAAGGCGGACCTGGTACAGGCGGCGGTGCTCCGGGCGGCCATAAAGGTGGTGGCGGTGGCGGCGGTGCCTTTTCCATTGGTACTGCTGGCCCGTTACGCTTGCTCCAATCCGACCTTGGCCCGCAAATCAGTTGGTTAGTCCCAGCTGCTTTAATCGGCTTCATCAGTGCATTTGCCTATTATCTTGATCGCAAGCGTAAATGGTATCAAACAACCTCTCAGCAAAATCATTTACTTTTCTGGATGGGTTGGCTCGTACCAGTCGCCGGTTTCTTCTCAATTGCCAGCTTCTTCCACCCTTACTACATGATTATGCTCGCACCGCCGATTGCTGCTTTGTTCGGCATCGGGATTGTCACAATGTTTAAGCAATTCAAGCTGGGCTTCAAGCATTGGCAAAGTTGGTTATTGCCACTTGCCATCGTGACAACAACGGCACTCCAGGCTTGGTATGTCAGCTTGTACTATCAGTGGCAGACATGGCTTGTGGTTGGTGCAGGTCTAATCGGCTTAGCGCTTCTTTTCATCGGCCGAACCAGAAGTTGGCTCAAATCAGCCCTGGGCGTTGCCATTGCCGCTATTTTGGTAGCGCCGGGCTTCTGGTCACTTACACCGACGCTTGCCGGTTCATCAGCTGCGATTACGTCTGCCGGTCCTTCACTTCTGACCTCCGGCGGTAACAGCGGTGGTATTGGTAGCGGCAGCGTTGACAGCGGATTGCTGAAGTATGTTGAAAAACATCAAGGCAGCGCCAAATACCTGTTTGCTACCAGCAACGCCAGCACGGCCGCGCCTTACATCATTAAGTCCGGCAAAGCAGTCATGGCGATCGGCGGATTTAATGGTACCGACCCTGCCATTACCCTCAAACAATTCAAAGCCCTCGTTAAAAAAGGCGACATGAAATATTACCTGTCCTCAGGTCGCTCAGGTAATTCCAAGATTGAATCCTGGGTCACCAAAGTCGGTAAAAAGGTTTCTTCAAACAAATACAGTAGTCAAAGCAGCTCAAGCACCAAGTCCCCAGGTGGTATGGGGATGGGCGGTGACATGGGTGGCGGCACCCTGTATGAGCTTGACGCCAGCATGGTCAAGTAA
- a CDS encoding GtrA family protein translates to MRLKLKQFISFSLVGGINTILTYLIYLILYQLINPTAAMGVGYGLTSILGLFLNDTWVFKVKDHRQLKSVAPRYYFSYGLTFILSLVLTSFWNDALGLPKPLAPMFSLMVTVPTNFLLSKFWVFREKGVTAHEKN, encoded by the coding sequence ATGCGCCTAAAGCTGAAACAATTCATAAGCTTCAGTCTCGTCGGAGGGATCAACACCATTTTGACTTATCTGATCTATCTGATATTATACCAATTGATCAATCCGACCGCTGCAATGGGTGTCGGTTATGGGTTAACGTCCATCTTGGGACTTTTCCTCAATGATACCTGGGTTTTCAAAGTCAAAGATCATCGCCAGCTTAAAAGTGTAGCGCCGCGATACTATTTCTCTTATGGCCTCACATTTATTTTAAGTCTGGTGCTGACCAGCTTCTGGAATGATGCTTTGGGTTTACCTAAGCCTTTAGCACCGATGTTTTCGCTTATGGTTACTGTCCCGACGAACTTCCTTTTAAGTAAGTTCTGGGTATTCCGAGAAAAGGGAGTCACGGCACATGAAAAAAATTAG
- a CDS encoding response regulator transcription factor codes for MTVKPKILVIEDDPDLNESIVDFIRDFADPEAALTGADGLYQAEEGVFDAIILDIMLPELNGFDLFKQLRAKQVKTPVLILTAKDALADKLRGFELGGDDYLTKPFHREELIMRLKALLKRTGHFFDADGLTAGPYEVYLNRHEVLINGQPVSLNGKEFDLLVYLLQNQKTIITKDQIFDRLWGFDSETAVSVVEVYMSNLRKKLKPLKVDGWIKTIRNVGYIFQEPEGRE; via the coding sequence ATGACGGTTAAACCAAAAATTCTTGTTATAGAAGACGATCCGGATTTGAATGAAAGCATCGTTGACTTCATTCGAGACTTTGCCGACCCTGAAGCCGCGTTAACTGGGGCGGATGGTTTGTATCAGGCGGAGGAAGGGGTGTTTGATGCGATTATCCTGGATATCATGCTGCCGGAATTGAATGGCTTCGACTTGTTTAAACAGTTGCGCGCCAAGCAGGTGAAAACGCCGGTGCTTATTTTGACGGCTAAGGATGCGCTTGCCGATAAGTTGCGCGGGTTTGAATTAGGCGGGGATGATTACCTCACCAAACCGTTTCACCGCGAAGAACTCATTATGCGGCTCAAGGCGTTGTTGAAACGCACAGGACACTTTTTTGATGCTGATGGCTTAACTGCTGGGCCATACGAAGTGTATTTAAATCGCCATGAAGTGCTGATCAATGGGCAACCCGTTTCGTTAAATGGTAAGGAATTCGACTTGCTCGTGTATTTGCTGCAGAATCAAAAAACCATTATCACGAAAGATCAGATTTTCGATCGACTTTGGGGCTTTGACTCCGAAACCGCTGTGAGTGTGGTTGAAGTTTATATGTCGAACTTACGCAAAAAGTTAAAACCGCTGAAAGTTGACGGCTGGATTAAAACCATTCGCAATGTTGGCTATATTTTTCAAGAACCGGAGGGCCGTGAATGA
- a CDS encoding iron-sulfur cluster biosynthesis family protein: MQIHFDEGAIDKIKPHLDPDKKLLLTFEDGVGPYSQHAMIHMQVQFSLNVVKASDPATDYDTKIDSNLGPILIKGYSQEDLNANMNVHFNKTLNTLILSGDGGDIDTNMGFIDFTEANGVRNNPAR; this comes from the coding sequence ATGCAAATTCATTTTGACGAAGGTGCCATCGACAAGATCAAGCCTCATTTGGATCCGGACAAGAAACTGCTTTTGACCTTTGAAGACGGCGTTGGTCCTTATTCACAACACGCGATGATCCATATGCAGGTGCAGTTTTCACTGAATGTGGTCAAAGCCAGTGATCCGGCAACCGACTATGATACGAAAATTGATAGCAACCTCGGGCCGATTCTGATCAAGGGTTACTCACAAGAAGATTTAAATGCAAATATGAACGTTCACTTTAATAAGACACTTAATACGTTGATTTTAAGTGGTGATGGCGGCGATATTGATACGAACATGGGCTTTATCGATTTCACGGAAGCCAATGGGGTTCGCAATAATCCTGCCCGTTAA